A window of Sagittula sp. P11 genomic DNA:
CCGAATGGCACCGTGAAATGGTTCAATACGACCAAAGGCTACGGGTTTATTGCACCCGAAGAAGGCGGCAAGGACGTTTTCGTACATATTTCCGCCGTCGAACGTTCCGGCCTGACCGGCCTCGCCGACAATCAGAAGGTCAGCTACGAGCTGCGGGAAGGCCGTGACGGACGCACCATGGCGTCCGATCTCAAGGTTCTCTGAACGAAACGCATCCGCTTTCGGGCCAGCCGGCCTGACGGGCCTTAACATTACGCAAACCACGATGACCGATAGGTTTTGTCCTGTCCGGGCATGAGAGTTACGCTGTCCCGGTTGAGGAGCGTACGCCATGTCCGTCATTGGAACCAACGCCATCGCCATCGCTGTCACGGTCCTTGCAACCGGCGCCCTTGTCGTGGGCATCCAGTTCATGCCGCCCCTGACCCAGCCGGACCCGGCCGCCTTCCCCGAATTCCAGCACTACAGGCCCCTTGGCCACGACTCTCTCCTGATCGAGGCGAAGGATGCGAAGGGCAACAGGAAGCTCGTCGATCCCGGCGCCTACTGCCGAGAAACGCTAAGCGGCGTGGACTGCGCCTGCTTCGCGGGCAAGGCGCATCAGGTGCTGGCCAACCGCAACCCGCGCGTCTCCGGCTGGCGCTATGCCAACGACT
This region includes:
- a CDS encoding cold-shock protein, which codes for MPNGTVKWFNTTKGYGFIAPEEGGKDVFVHISAVERSGLTGLADNQKVSYELREGRDGRTMASDLKVL